A genomic region of uncultured Paludibaculum sp. contains the following coding sequences:
- a CDS encoding glycosyltransferase: MVAAELRLELESKEARLKELAAQVEQLQEMVVGQAGRMAVLRSDLQKAERIRRLTLKRCEQFEATFGSELTAYRGQRAWQLMLWCRKAYTLLRAAPGLKKLRLLWFAISSLFGRARVADQELTFPSLSDYLPMQLRTEFFHLAASQDTLADTVRLILPQPKKYDVVILGIIEFDFRFQRPQQLAVRFAEEGHRVFWVSPGRHVPPSCAEAYEMLDLRENLWEVRLRGRKSSIYEGTLDADRAKELLDGLSEFYRDAGIVESCVFIQLPFWRRLALGLRAAFGSAVLYDCMDDWETFPSIGPFNISEERLLAAESDVLVVTAQKLVEKFEEWGLKPLLVRNGADYESFAKAEVDPDLLRELQKPIVGYFGAIAEWMDLDLVYQVAVARPDYSFVLVGKVFNRDTSRLESLSNVHLLGHKEYSEIPAYLRTFDVCTIPFLVNQVTNATDPVKLYEYCSHGKPVVATALAELEALRDVVYIASDATEFAQMLDQALDEKTGEQARHRVEFAQANTWSHRSAVMDQAVARTFPLVSILVVTYNSAEFLAPCLDSILRNTAYANFEIVVVDNASRDATPSVARRYASDHGCVQAHCLGENLGFAGGNNEAAKHAGGEYLVFLNADTLVTTGWLEYLLRHCRQDGRVGLVTPVTNFVGNEAKVNVDYEDQMEMEEFAAALARGNQGRSFEIDVAALYCALVPRRVWEAAGGLDESFTIGMFEDDDFSMRVRAAGYRVIAAEDCFIHHFGQGSFSKLDADTYMRLFERNRKIFEDKWQTTWKAHQTRDGVRPAHEEERFEPGRFCRALTKVSQ, encoded by the coding sequence ATGGTGGCGGCCGAGTTGCGGCTCGAACTGGAGTCGAAGGAGGCTCGCCTCAAGGAACTCGCGGCGCAGGTGGAGCAGCTGCAGGAGATGGTGGTTGGACAGGCCGGCCGGATGGCGGTCCTGCGATCTGACCTACAGAAGGCCGAGCGGATCAGAAGACTCACCTTGAAACGATGCGAGCAGTTTGAAGCGACCTTCGGCAGTGAGCTGACGGCGTATCGCGGCCAGCGTGCGTGGCAGTTGATGTTGTGGTGCCGCAAAGCCTACACATTGCTAAGGGCGGCGCCCGGTCTGAAGAAGCTACGCCTTCTGTGGTTCGCCATCTCCTCTCTGTTCGGACGCGCACGAGTGGCAGACCAGGAGCTGACGTTTCCGTCGCTCTCGGATTACCTGCCGATGCAGTTAAGGACCGAGTTTTTCCACTTGGCCGCGTCTCAGGACACTCTGGCGGACACCGTCCGGCTGATACTGCCGCAGCCGAAAAAGTATGACGTCGTGATCCTAGGCATCATCGAATTCGATTTCCGCTTCCAGCGCCCACAACAACTGGCTGTCCGTTTTGCGGAGGAAGGGCATCGTGTCTTCTGGGTGAGTCCAGGCCGCCACGTTCCCCCATCCTGCGCGGAGGCGTACGAAATGCTCGACCTGCGCGAAAACCTCTGGGAAGTTCGCCTGCGCGGCCGCAAGAGCTCGATCTACGAAGGGACACTGGACGCGGACCGGGCGAAGGAACTGCTGGACGGCCTCAGCGAGTTCTACCGCGATGCGGGGATCGTAGAGAGCTGTGTCTTCATCCAGCTTCCGTTCTGGCGTCGACTTGCACTGGGCTTACGCGCGGCGTTTGGTTCCGCCGTTCTATATGACTGCATGGATGACTGGGAGACTTTCCCCAGCATCGGCCCCTTCAACATTTCCGAGGAGCGGCTCTTGGCTGCCGAGTCCGACGTGCTGGTAGTGACGGCGCAGAAACTCGTCGAGAAGTTCGAGGAATGGGGCCTGAAGCCCTTACTGGTGAGGAACGGCGCCGACTACGAGTCGTTCGCGAAGGCGGAAGTTGACCCAGACCTGCTGCGCGAATTGCAGAAGCCGATTGTCGGCTACTTCGGTGCGATTGCGGAATGGATGGATCTCGACTTGGTCTACCAGGTGGCCGTTGCACGCCCGGACTATTCGTTTGTGCTGGTGGGCAAAGTGTTCAACCGTGACACCTCGAGATTGGAATCGCTCTCAAACGTCCATTTGCTGGGTCATAAGGAGTACAGTGAGATCCCCGCTTATCTGCGGACATTCGATGTCTGCACAATTCCATTCCTTGTGAACCAGGTGACGAACGCTACGGATCCCGTGAAGCTCTATGAATACTGCTCGCACGGGAAACCCGTGGTAGCCACCGCCCTGGCGGAATTGGAGGCGTTGCGGGACGTCGTTTACATCGCCAGCGACGCCACGGAGTTCGCCCAGATGCTCGATCAGGCCCTTGACGAGAAGACCGGTGAACAGGCCCGGCACCGGGTGGAGTTTGCCCAGGCGAACACCTGGTCGCACCGATCTGCTGTCATGGACCAAGCCGTCGCCCGGACTTTCCCCCTAGTCTCCATCCTGGTGGTGACCTACAACAGCGCCGAGTTCCTGGCGCCTTGCCTGGATTCCATTCTGAGAAATACGGCCTATGCGAACTTCGAAATCGTCGTGGTAGACAATGCCTCCCGGGATGCGACACCCTCGGTGGCGCGGCGTTATGCCTCGGATCACGGCTGTGTCCAGGCGCATTGTCTAGGAGAGAACCTTGGATTCGCGGGCGGAAACAATGAGGCGGCCAAGCACGCTGGGGGTGAGTATCTAGTGTTTCTGAATGCCGACACGCTCGTGACCACGGGATGGTTGGAATACCTGTTGCGGCACTGCCGGCAAGACGGCCGCGTTGGGCTGGTTACACCTGTCACTAACTTCGTGGGCAACGAAGCCAAGGTCAACGTGGACTATGAAGACCAGATGGAGATGGAGGAGTTTGCAGCGGCGTTGGCGCGAGGAAACCAGGGACGTAGCTTTGAGATTGATGTGGCGGCGCTGTACTGTGCTTTGGTCCCCAGACGGGTCTGGGAGGCGGCGGGAGGATTGGACGAGAGTTTCACCATCGGTATGTTCGAAGATGATGATTTCTCGATGAGAGTGCGCGCGGCCGGCTACCGTGTGATTGCGGCCGAGGACTGCTTCATTCACCATTTCGGGCAGGGATCCTTCTCGAAACTCGACGCGGACACATACATGCGCCTGTTTGAGCGCAATCGCAAGATCTTCGAAGATAAATGGCAGACCACATGGAAGGCGCATCAAACCCGCGATGGCGTGAGGCCCGCGCATGAAGAGGAGCGCTTCGAGCCGGGTCGTTTCTGCCGTGCCTTGACAAAAGTGAGTCAATAG
- the proC gene encoding pyrroline-5-carboxylate reductase, translating into MSKIAVKGKTLGVIGAGVMGRTLIQGLVDSGVIERDRIWASAKTQASCAKVSAELGIPVETDYSARVPEADLLLLCVKPAQSGKVLEKIRLAGLKPDTLMVSIMAGVGTPQLETMLGTPNPWIRAMPNTPCVVREGMTVICAGAHASDAHLPRAQRIFEAVGRCVAVDESHFNAITALSGSGPAYLYLVMEALADAGVRVGLPRQLALTLVAQTMLGSARMVQATGRHPAALRDDVTTPAGCTIAGLLMLEDGKIRSVLARAIEEAAKTAAHLAPRS; encoded by the coding sequence ATGAGCAAAATCGCGGTTAAGGGCAAAACACTGGGCGTGATCGGCGCCGGCGTCATGGGGCGTACCCTCATTCAGGGACTGGTCGATAGCGGAGTCATCGAACGCGACCGAATCTGGGCGTCGGCAAAGACCCAGGCAAGCTGCGCCAAGGTCTCGGCCGAACTCGGAATTCCCGTCGAAACGGATTATTCCGCACGAGTGCCGGAGGCCGACTTGCTGCTGCTGTGCGTCAAGCCGGCGCAGTCTGGCAAGGTACTGGAAAAGATTCGGCTGGCAGGCCTAAAGCCTGACACGTTAATGGTTTCCATCATGGCCGGGGTCGGCACGCCTCAGCTCGAAACAATGCTCGGGACACCCAACCCGTGGATCCGCGCCATGCCTAACACTCCGTGCGTCGTGCGCGAAGGGATGACCGTGATTTGCGCCGGTGCCCACGCTTCCGACGCACATCTGCCTCGCGCACAACGGATTTTCGAGGCCGTCGGACGCTGCGTCGCAGTGGATGAAAGCCACTTCAACGCGATTACGGCACTCAGCGGAAGCGGCCCGGCGTATCTTTACCTCGTAATGGAAGCCCTTGCGGATGCAGGGGTTAGGGTGGGACTGCCCAGGCAATTGGCGCTCACCCTGGTCGCCCAGACCATGCTGGGTTCTGCCCGGATGGTACAGGCAACCGGACGGCACCCGGCGGCGTTGCGTGACGATGTCACTACGCCGGCCGGGTGTACTATCGCCGGGCTACTGATGCTGGAGGACGGCAAGATCCGTTCCGTCCTCGCACGGGCTATCGAAGAAGCAGCGAAGACCGCTGCTCACCTCGCGCCCAGGAGTTAG
- a CDS encoding carboxypeptidase regulatory-like domain-containing protein yields MSRLALVLLVSLALPLAAQQGRGSILGTVTDISGAAVPAASIHVINTGTNADFTTSTNEVGQFTAPSLPVGAYTVTAEKQGFKKGVRSGITLQVDQRAEVDIHLEVGQTSESIEVVGEAALVDTSSATVGKVVENRRIADLPLNGRNALALVMLTPGVKSQAGPTNSGFVDRGTALSAISINGGPSSMNSFIVDGGNNNSAFLADINVNPTVDAVQEFKVQSNVMSAEFGFTAGGVVNIVTKSGTNDPHGSLYYFARNDAFDARNAFAATKSPFRYHQYGGTIGGPVVLPKIYNGKDKTFFFFNYEGWQNRRFASNILTVPIEEQRNGNFSNLRDASGKLIQLYDPSTTKANPSGSGFVRDPLANNIIPTSRLDPVSQKMMQFYPLPNRTPTNAYTFANNWIGQVQEERHMNQWTAKGDHRFNDKNTLSGRWAYYKHFNNNGFAGSLPDPNVRQRLDNYLNYNGVISDTHSFTPTMLNEFRVSAARQAFPFTAYSYGQDWPSKLGLPASVPGDTLPRVDNGLPGFGAFTVGLRGSTTWQFVDSLTKIMGSHTMKFGVDFRLQQANNYQREVPSGQFNFAAGLTQNPQSPVGTGSSFATFLFGSVSSASLIRYGGESEKAYSTSFFFQDDWKMSRKLTVNLGLRYDYQQWPRERNNGTSNFNPFVVNSLTGLPGAIQYAGVDYGSTFLDPIYTNFGPRVGFAYDVFGTGKTVVRGGYAIFYPQTFYRDSFGNTAGFANTSTAYNPANGNSNLAAFQFKDGFPTPAIEPLGPKLGPSAFLGQGVSWDQGGQKVPMSQQWTISLQQQLPGKWMVDAAYTANKGTNYYASAYDYNQLDPQYNSLGLSLQDQVPNPYVGKVSGSLGGNTITRSQSLKPFPYYTGVSVRLPHLGGSNYHALLMTAERRLDNGFAILASYTFGKLISDSEVVPSNFGAVEVGSDNGYQNGKYNRKAERSLDPTDVSQRLVLSGIYELPFGKGKRWNSSNGFTERLMGGWQLNVISTMQGGLPLAVRGANNFLANRPNSTGVSAKLDNPTSDRWFDTTAFINPPNFTYGNVSRTMPDVRGPGIINFDLSMIKDTRIAERLRLQFRAEAFNFLNHRNLGNPNVSFSPGSNGLNISSTFGVITSARDPRIMQFGLKLMF; encoded by the coding sequence ATGTCTAGACTCGCTTTGGTTTTACTTGTTTCGCTTGCCCTTCCGCTGGCCGCCCAGCAGGGGCGAGGCTCCATCCTGGGAACGGTGACGGATATCTCTGGCGCCGCGGTACCCGCCGCCTCCATCCATGTCATCAATACCGGGACAAACGCTGATTTCACCACCTCCACCAACGAGGTGGGCCAGTTCACGGCGCCGTCGCTTCCCGTCGGCGCTTACACCGTTACGGCTGAAAAGCAGGGCTTCAAGAAGGGCGTCCGCAGCGGCATCACGCTGCAGGTCGACCAACGTGCCGAGGTGGATATCCACCTGGAAGTCGGACAGACGTCTGAGTCCATCGAAGTCGTTGGGGAAGCTGCTCTGGTCGACACCAGCAGCGCCACTGTCGGCAAGGTGGTGGAGAACCGCCGCATTGCCGATCTGCCTCTCAACGGGCGCAACGCCCTCGCTTTGGTGATGCTCACGCCAGGCGTGAAGTCGCAGGCCGGTCCCACGAACAGCGGGTTCGTCGATCGCGGCACCGCCCTCTCGGCCATCAGCATCAACGGCGGCCCCAGTTCGATGAACAGCTTCATCGTCGATGGCGGCAACAACAACAGCGCCTTCCTCGCCGACATCAACGTCAACCCCACCGTCGACGCTGTCCAGGAATTCAAGGTGCAGTCCAACGTCATGTCCGCCGAATTCGGTTTCACCGCCGGTGGCGTGGTGAACATCGTGACCAAGTCGGGCACCAACGATCCGCACGGGTCGCTTTACTATTTCGCCCGCAACGACGCCTTCGACGCGCGCAACGCGTTCGCCGCCACCAAGTCGCCCTTCCGCTATCACCAGTACGGCGGCACCATCGGCGGACCCGTCGTGTTGCCGAAGATCTACAACGGCAAAGACAAGACTTTCTTCTTCTTCAATTACGAAGGCTGGCAGAACCGCCGCTTCGCCTCCAACATCCTCACCGTGCCCATCGAAGAGCAGCGCAACGGCAACTTCTCCAACCTGCGCGACGCCAGCGGCAAGCTCATCCAGCTCTACGATCCCAGCACGACAAAGGCGAACCCCAGCGGTTCCGGCTTTGTCCGGGACCCGCTGGCCAACAACATCATCCCCACCAGCCGTCTCGATCCGGTCTCGCAGAAGATGATGCAGTTCTACCCCCTGCCCAACCGCACCCCCACCAACGCCTACACCTTCGCCAATAACTGGATCGGACAAGTGCAGGAAGAGCGCCACATGAATCAGTGGACCGCCAAAGGCGACCACCGCTTCAACGACAAGAACACGCTCTCCGGCCGCTGGGCTTACTACAAGCACTTCAACAACAACGGCTTCGCCGGCTCGCTACCCGATCCCAACGTCCGCCAGCGCCTCGACAACTACCTCAACTACAACGGCGTCATCAGCGACACCCACAGCTTCACACCCACGATGTTGAATGAGTTCCGCGTCAGCGCCGCCCGCCAGGCGTTCCCCTTCACTGCGTACAGCTACGGTCAGGATTGGCCCTCCAAGCTCGGCTTGCCTGCCAGCGTCCCTGGTGACACACTGCCCCGTGTCGACAATGGCCTGCCTGGCTTCGGCGCCTTCACCGTCGGCCTTCGCGGCTCCACCACCTGGCAGTTCGTCGATTCGCTGACCAAGATCATGGGCAGCCATACGATGAAGTTTGGCGTCGACTTCCGGCTGCAGCAGGCCAACAACTACCAGCGGGAAGTGCCCTCCGGCCAGTTCAACTTCGCCGCCGGCCTCACGCAGAATCCGCAGTCGCCCGTCGGCACCGGCAGCTCTTTTGCCACGTTCCTGTTCGGCAGCGTAAGCAGCGCTTCGCTCATCCGCTACGGCGGTGAGTCGGAGAAGGCTTACTCGACCAGTTTCTTCTTCCAGGATGATTGGAAGATGTCGCGCAAGCTGACCGTGAATCTGGGCCTCCGTTACGACTACCAGCAGTGGCCGCGCGAGCGCAACAACGGCACGTCCAACTTCAACCCGTTTGTCGTCAACTCGCTCACCGGTCTGCCCGGAGCCATTCAGTATGCCGGTGTCGACTACGGCAGCACGTTCCTCGACCCCATCTACACGAACTTCGGACCCCGCGTCGGCTTTGCCTACGATGTGTTCGGAACCGGCAAGACCGTCGTGCGCGGCGGCTACGCCATTTTCTATCCGCAGACGTTCTACCGCGACTCGTTCGGCAACACCGCGGGCTTCGCCAATACGTCCACCGCTTACAACCCGGCCAACGGCAACTCCAACCTGGCGGCCTTCCAGTTCAAGGACGGCTTCCCGACGCCGGCCATCGAACCCCTCGGTCCGAAGCTCGGCCCCAGCGCGTTTCTTGGTCAAGGTGTGAGCTGGGATCAGGGCGGCCAGAAGGTGCCCATGTCCCAGCAGTGGACCATCTCGCTACAGCAGCAGTTGCCCGGCAAGTGGATGGTGGATGCTGCGTATACCGCCAACAAGGGCACGAACTACTACGCCAGCGCTTACGACTACAACCAGCTCGACCCGCAGTACAATTCACTGGGCTTGAGCCTGCAGGATCAGGTGCCCAACCCCTATGTGGGTAAGGTTTCCGGCTCCCTCGGCGGCAACACCATCACCCGTTCACAGTCGCTGAAGCCGTTTCCTTACTACACCGGCGTCAGCGTCCGTCTGCCCCACCTAGGCGGCTCGAACTACCACGCTCTGCTGATGACTGCGGAAAGGCGCCTGGACAATGGCTTTGCCATCCTCGCGTCCTACACCTTTGGCAAACTCATCAGCGATAGCGAAGTGGTGCCCTCCAACTTCGGAGCTGTCGAGGTGGGCAGCGATAACGGCTATCAGAACGGCAAGTACAACCGCAAAGCCGAACGCTCGCTCGACCCGACGGATGTCTCCCAGCGCCTTGTGCTCAGCGGCATCTACGAGTTGCCGTTCGGCAAGGGAAAACGATGGAATTCGAGCAATGGCTTCACCGAGCGCCTCATGGGTGGCTGGCAACTGAACGTCATCTCGACTATGCAGGGCGGCCTGCCGTTGGCGGTGCGCGGCGCGAACAACTTCCTCGCCAATCGCCCCAACTCCACCGGTGTCAGCGCCAAGCTCGACAACCCGACCTCGGACCGGTGGTTCGACACCACCGCCTTCATCAACCCGCCCAACTTCACCTATGGCAACGTCAGCCGGACGATGCCCGACGTCCGCGGACCCGGGATCATCAACTTCGATCTGTCGATGATCAAGGACACCCGCATCGCCGAGCGGCTCCGGTTGCAGTTCCGGGCCGAGGCGTTCAACTTCCTCAACCACCGGAATCTGGGCAATCCGAACGTCAGCTTCTCGCCTGGGTCGAACGGTCTGAACATCAGCTCAACCTTTGGCGTGATCACGTCGGCTCGCGACCCGCGAATCATGCAATTTGGCCTCAAACTGATGTTCTAA
- a CDS encoding DUF523 domain-containing protein — MVRILISACLAGEPVRYNGADKRVEDEILARWRDEGRLVVVCPELAGGLGVPRPPSEIIGEGGGLAVLQGTAQVEDLHGRNVTPALVAGAHEALEMARRNNVGAAVLTDRSPSCGSTTIHDGTFGSGMKPGLMGVAAALLGSHGIAVFNEHSLAAADRFVRDLESK, encoded by the coding sequence ATGGTTCGAATCCTGATAAGCGCCTGCCTGGCCGGAGAGCCGGTCCGCTACAATGGCGCCGACAAACGAGTGGAAGATGAGATCCTCGCCCGCTGGAGAGACGAGGGGCGGTTGGTGGTGGTGTGTCCCGAACTTGCAGGCGGGCTGGGCGTACCACGGCCCCCGTCGGAGATCATCGGCGAGGGAGGCGGGCTCGCAGTGCTGCAGGGCACTGCACAGGTGGAGGACCTCCATGGCCGCAACGTCACGCCGGCGCTCGTGGCCGGCGCCCATGAGGCCCTGGAGATGGCGCGGCGGAACAACGTTGGCGCAGCCGTACTGACTGATCGCAGTCCATCCTGTGGCAGCACAACCATTCACGACGGCACGTTCGGTAGCGGGATGAAGCCCGGGTTGATGGGCGTCGCAGCAGCGCTGCTCGGCAGTCACGGTATTGCGGTATTCAACGAGCACAGTCTGGCGGCGGCCGACCGGTTCGTTCGCGATCTCGAATCGAAGTAG
- a CDS encoding response regulator transcription factor produces the protein MSEITQILLVEDQYFARLALHTVIDAREDMRIVAETDKGSEAIGLYTQHQPDITIMDLRLPGMPGFDAIAAIRKVDPKARIVVLTNYEGSEDVHRALQAGAMAYLLKDSSADDLINAILTVKSGKRYLPPVICGLLSERLSGSELTEREMDVLRLITQGLSNREIADRLHIAEKTAKIHVSHLLDKLGVVDRTQAAITAIQRGIVHLD, from the coding sequence ATGAGTGAAATTACCCAGATCCTGCTCGTCGAAGACCAGTATTTTGCCCGCCTCGCGCTGCACACCGTCATCGACGCGCGAGAAGACATGCGCATCGTGGCCGAGACGGACAAGGGCTCCGAAGCCATCGGTCTCTACACGCAGCACCAACCCGACATCACGATCATGGACCTGCGTCTGCCCGGCATGCCCGGCTTCGACGCCATAGCCGCCATCCGTAAGGTCGACCCGAAGGCGCGCATCGTGGTCCTGACCAACTACGAAGGCAGCGAGGATGTCCACCGCGCCTTGCAAGCCGGGGCCATGGCCTATCTCCTCAAGGACTCCAGCGCGGACGATCTGATCAACGCGATTCTGACGGTGAAATCCGGCAAACGCTACCTGCCCCCGGTCATCTGCGGCCTGCTCAGTGAGCGTCTCTCCGGCTCTGAGCTGACGGAACGGGAGATGGATGTGCTTCGCCTGATCACGCAGGGCCTCAGCAATCGGGAGATTGCCGACCGTCTGCACATCGCGGAGAAGACGGCCAAAATCCATGTCAGCCACCTTCTCGACAAGCTGGGGGTAGTCGATCGCACGCAAGCTGCAATCACCGCCATCCAAAGAGGCATCGTCCACCTGGACTGA